A window of Syntrophaceae bacterium genomic DNA:
AAGGGCTTGGTGACGACGGCCACCGTGAGCGCACCCATGCTCTTGGCCACCTCGGCCACGATGGGCGCCCCGCCCGTCCCCGTGCCGCCCCCCAGGCCGGCGGTGATGAAGACCATGTCCGCCCCGGCCAGCGCGGCCTTGACGGCGTCCATCGTCTCGATGGCCGCGCGCTTGCCGATCTCGGGGTCGGAGCCCGCGCCGAGGCCGCGCGTCACGTCGTTGCCGAGCTGGACCTTCATGGGCGCCAGCGATGCCCGCAGGGCCTGGGCATCCGTGTTGGCCGCGATGAAGTCGACCCCCTGCAGGTTGTAGCTGATCATGGTGTTCAGGGCATTGCCGCCGCCCCCGCCGATGCCGACCACCTTGATCCGGGCCGTCCCGCCGGACGCCGTCCCGCCATCCAGTAGTTCAAACATACGTCTTCCTCCCGTCAGAAGAATTCGGAAAACCACTTCTTGATTTTTTTCGTCGACCGCCCCCACCAGCCGCCGCCGCCGCGGGTGCCGCGCCGCGCGACCCGCCTGCTCCCGTAGACCACGAGCCCCGCGGCCGTGGCGTAGACCGGGCTGTTGATGATGTCGGTCAGCCCGCTGATCCCCATGGGGAACCCCTTCCGCACGGGCATCTGGAAGACCCGCTCGGCCAGCTCCGTGATCCCCGCCAGCATGGCGGTGCCCCCCGTGATCACGATTCCCGCCGTGAGCTGGTCGTCGTATCCCGCCTTGACGAACTCCTTGTTGACGAGCGAGAAAATCTCCTCCATCCGCGGCTCGATGATCTCGCCCAGGATCTGCCGCGACACCTTGCGCGCCTCCCGCCCGCCCACGCTGGGCACCTCGATCGTCTCGCCCTGGGGGATCATGAAGGTGTTGGCGCAGCCGAACTTGATCTTCATCTTCTCGGCCTCGGTCACGGGGGTGCGCAGCCCGATGGAGATGTCGTTGGTGAGGTAGTGGCCGCCGATGGGCAGGACGGCCGTGTGCTTGATGCTGCCCTCACGGTAGACGGCGATGTCCGTCGTGCCGCCCCCGATGTCGACGAGGGCCACCCCGAGCTCCTTCTCGTCGGCCGAGAGCACCGCCTCGGCCGTGGCCAGCTGCTCGAGGACGATCTCGTCGATGTCCAGGCCCACGCGGTTGACGCTCTTGATGATGTTCTGCGTCGAGGCCGTGGCCCCCGTCACGATGTGGACCTTCGCCTCGAGCCGCACCCCGGCCATCCCCACGGGGTTCTTGACCCCCTCCTGCTCGTCGACGATGTAGTGCTGGGGCAGGACGTGCAGGATCTCGCGGTCCAGCGGGATGCTGATGGCGCGGGCGGCTTCGATGGCGCGCCGGACGTCCATCTCCTCGACCTCGCGGCCCTGGACGGCGACGATGCCGTGGCTGTTGAGGCTCTTGATGTGGCTGCCGGAGACCCCGGTGAACACGCTGCGGATCTCGACGCCGGACATGAACTCGGCCTCCTCGACGGCCTTCTTGATCGACTCGACGGTGCTGTCGATGTTGACGACGACCCCCTTGCGCAGCCCCTCCGTGGGGGACGTGCCCAGCCCGATGACGTCGATGCCGGTGTTGGTCCGCTCGGCCACGACGGCCGTGACCTTCGTCGTCCCGATGTCGAGCCCCGTCACGATGTTGATCTTCTTCGCCATTCCTTCACTCCTGTGAATGCCGACAGCCTGTTTCCATCCGAAGCCTGCATTCGCTGTTTTCCGCTATCCGAATCACCCGCCGGCTGCCCGCGTGCTGAAGGGTTCTCCAACCTTCCCACCTTCTCAACTTCTCAACTTCTTCTTTTACGCCCGCACGCCCCCCGTCACCTTCACCGGCACGCGGAACTCGCGGTGCTGGACCGTCACCTTGCCGGGGTTGTTGAGGTCGATGATGAAATACCCCGAGAGGTTTCGCCGCGCCAGGTCCGCCAGCACCGGCTTGAGGCGCCTGAGCTTCGTGTCGAAGTCCCCGAACCCCAGCTTGAGGCAGAGGCCGTCGGCGAACAGCGACAGCCCGAAGAGCTCATCGCCGTGGATCTCGGAGATGTGGCGGATCTCGGGGACCTCCGTGTAGGAGGCCATGTAGTCGAGCAGCTCGAGGGACTTGAGGATCATCTCGCGGTTCTCGACCCCCTTGCGGTAAAACCCCGTGAGCACGGGCAGGTCCGTCTTCTCGCCCGCGGCGACCTTCTCGAAGACGGTGCCGTCGCGCTCGATGAAGTACAGGCCGTCGCCCCGTTCCACGAGGGCCACGGGCTTTCGCTCCGTGACCTCGATGACGAGCCGGTCGGGGAAGTCCCGCCTGACCGAGACGTCCTTCACCCAGGGGTTGGCCTTGACCTTGCGGGCCACGGCGCCCAGGTTCGTCATGAGGATGTTCTGCGAGGGCTTGAGGCCGGTGAGTTCGACGACGGCGTCGCTCTGCAGCCGCTCGGTGCCCCGGACGAGCGTCTCCTTCATCTGGAAGTAGGGCGACACGATGACGAAGTTGTAGCCGAAGATGATCACCGAGGCGACGACGACCACGCAGGCCATCAGCAGCACCGTCTTGCCGATCTCGACGAGGATCCTCCTCGAGCGCCGGCGCATCCGGTTGACCCGGGTTTCGATGGCGGAACGGACCGATCGTCTCAACTCACTCCTCCCCGATGATCTGCACCTCGGGCTCGAGGTCGATGCCCCGTCTGTCGCGGACGGCCTTGCGCACCCGCTCGATGAGCCCGATGATGTCTCTCGCCGTGGCGCCGCCGAGGTTCACGATGAAGTTGCCGTGCAGCTCCGACACCCGCGCCCCGCCGAGGGTGAGGCCCTTGAGCCCCGCCTCGTCGATGAGCCGCCCCGCGGGCGTGCCCTTCGGGTTCTTGAAGATGGAGCCGGCGCTGCGGTACTGCAGGGGGTGCTTGCCCGATCGGGTTTTCAGGATCTCCCGGACGCGTTCCTCGACGGCCCCGCGGTCGCCGCGGGCCAGGTCGAACACCCCGCCCAAGATGCAGGCCCCCTCGGGCAGGGCGAGGCTGCGGTACTCGAAGTGCAGGGCGGAGCGCCGTCTCGACACGCGGTTCCCCCCGCCGTTGAGCCAGTCCACCGATTCGATGACGTCCTTCATCTCGCTGCCCCAGGCCCCGGCGTTCATCCGGATGCCGCCGCCGACGCTGCCGGGGATGCCGGCGCAGAACTCCATGCCCGTGAGGCCCTCCCGGGCCGCCAGGGCCACCACCTCGGAAAGCGATGCGCCCGCCTCGGCGTGCAGCGCCGCCCGGTGCTCCCCGCGGCCCTCGACGCGGACGGAGCGCATCCCCCTCGTGGAGACGACGGCGCCGCGGAACCCGCCGTCGCGGACGATGAGGTTCGTCCCGTTGCCTATGAAGAAGACGGGCACGCCCTCGGCGCGCAGGAAGGCGACGAGCCGGCCCAGTTCTTCCGCGTTCTCCGGGAACACGAGCGCATCGGCCCGCCCCCCCACGCCGATGGAGGTGTGGCGGTCCATGCACTCGTCGAAGAGCACCTTGCCCGTGGCGATCTCCGTCAGTCTTTTTCTCCAGTCCGTCGCGTGCTGCATGACCGTCCTTGCCGCTCAAGGATACGAAGTTGAGAAGCTGTGAAGTTGAGAAGTTTTGAACAAGATTTCGGAAGGTTCTTTTCCCAGCTTCTCAACTTCTGAACTTCACAGCTTCCATCCGTTCAAAAAGGGATGGCAGCCGCCGGGGCGGGGGTGCGGAGGGGTCGCCCCGCCCGCCTCAGCGGCGTGCCTTCTCCTCCTTTGCCTTTCTCAGAAACTCCATCCCCACCTTCCAGACGTTGCCGGCGCCCTGGGTGATGATCACGTCCCCGGGGCGGGCGATCTCCCGGAGATGCTCCACGATCCCTTCCGTCGTCGGGATGTACCGTGCGCTCCGGTGTCCCACGGCCTCGATGCCCTTGAAGAGGTTGAAGGACGTGACGCCCTCGATGGGGGGCTCGCTCGCGGGGTAGATGTCCGTCAGGATGAGCTCGTCCGCGTCGGGGAAGCACGTGAGGAACTCCTTGTACAGGGCCCGCGTGCGCGTGTAGCGGTGCGGCTGGAAGACGACGATGAGGCGCCCCTTCCAGAGCTGCCGCGCCGCCTTCAGCGTGGCCAGGATCTCCGTGGGGTGATGGCCGTAGTCGTCGACGACCGTGACGCCGTCGGCCTCGCCCTTCACCTCGAGGCGGCGCTGCACGCCGTGGTAGGCGGCCAGCCCCGCGCGGATCGCCTCGAAGTCCATGTCGAGCTCCCGGGCCACGGCGAAGGCGGCCATGGAGTTGAGCACGTTGAACAGCCCCGGCACGTGCAGCGTGATCTCGCCCAGGCGCACCCCCTTGTGGTAGAGCGTGTAGCGCGACTCGGGCCCCTCGAGGGCGATCGCCTTCGCCTGGTAGTCGGCCCCGTCGGCAAGGCCGTAGGTGATCGTCCGGCGCTTGATCCGCGGGAAGACGGCCCGCACGTGCTCGTCGTCGCTGCAGAGGATCGTGACCCCGTAGAAGGGGACGATGTTGGCGAAGCGGACGAAGGCCTCCTTGATGTCGTCGATGTCCCGGTAGTAGTCCAGGTGCTCGCGGTCGATGTTCGTGATCACGGCGATCGTGGGCGAGAGCTTCAGGAAGGAGCCGTCGCTCTCGTCCGCCTCGGCGACGATCACCTCCCCGTCACCCAGCCGCGCATTGCTGCCGATCGACGAGAGCTTGCCGCCGATCACCATCGTGGGGTCGAGTCCCCCGTGGGCGAGGATCGTGGAGACCATGGAGGTCGTCGTCGTCTTGCCGTGCATGCCCGAGACGGCGACGGAGAGCTTCATCTTGAGGAGCTCCGCCAGCATCTCGGCCCGGGGGATGACGGGGATGTTGCGCCGGTGGGCCTCCTGCACCTCGGGGTTGTCGGCCCTGACGGCCGTGGAGGTGACGACCACGTCGGCCGTCTCGAGGTTCGACTCCCGGTGGCCGTAGTGGATCCGGGCCCCCAGGGCGGAGAGCCTCTGCGTCGTGTCCGATTCCGTCAGGTCCGAGCCGCTGACGGCGTAGCCCAGGTTGAGGAGCACCTCGGCGATCC
This region includes:
- the ftsA gene encoding cell division protein FtsA, coding for MAKKINIVTGLDIGTTKVTAVVAERTNTGIDVIGLGTSPTEGLRKGVVVNIDSTVESIKKAVEEAEFMSGVEIRSVFTGVSGSHIKSLNSHGIVAVQGREVEEMDVRRAIEAARAISIPLDREILHVLPQHYIVDEQEGVKNPVGMAGVRLEAKVHIVTGATASTQNIIKSVNRVGLDIDEIVLEQLATAEAVLSADEKELGVALVDIGGGTTDIAVYREGSIKHTAVLPIGGHYLTNDISIGLRTPVTEAEKMKIKFGCANTFMIPQGETIEVPSVGGREARKVSRQILGEIIEPRMEEIFSLVNKEFVKAGYDDQLTAGIVITGGTAMLAGITELAERVFQMPVRKGFPMGISGLTDIINSPVYATAAGLVVYGSRRVARRGTRGGGGWWGRSTKKIKKWFSEFF
- a CDS encoding FtsQ-type POTRA domain-containing protein, translated to MRRSVRSAIETRVNRMRRRSRRILVEIGKTVLLMACVVVVASVIIFGYNFVIVSPYFQMKETLVRGTERLQSDAVVELTGLKPSQNILMTNLGAVARKVKANPWVKDVSVRRDFPDRLVIEVTERKPVALVERGDGLYFIERDGTVFEKVAAGEKTDLPVLTGFYRKGVENREMILKSLELLDYMASYTEVPEIRHISEIHGDELFGLSLFADGLCLKLGFGDFDTKLRRLKPVLADLARRNLSGYFIIDLNNPGKVTVQHREFRVPVKVTGGVRA
- the murB gene encoding UDP-N-acetylmuramate dehydrogenase is translated as MQHATDWRKRLTEIATGKVLFDECMDRHTSIGVGGRADALVFPENAEELGRLVAFLRAEGVPVFFIGNGTNLIVRDGGFRGAVVSTRGMRSVRVEGRGEHRAALHAEAGASLSEVVALAAREGLTGMEFCAGIPGSVGGGIRMNAGAWGSEMKDVIESVDWLNGGGNRVSRRRSALHFEYRSLALPEGACILGGVFDLARGDRGAVEERVREILKTRSGKHPLQYRSAGSIFKNPKGTPAGRLIDEAGLKGLTLGGARVSELHGNFIVNLGGATARDIIGLIERVRKAVRDRRGIDLEPEVQIIGEE
- a CDS encoding UDP-N-acetylmuramate--L-alanine ligase gives rise to the protein MKRKVRRIHFVGIGGIGMSGIAEVLLNLGYAVSGSDLTESDTTQRLSALGARIHYGHRESNLETADVVVTSTAVRADNPEVQEAHRRNIPVIPRAEMLAELLKMKLSVAVSGMHGKTTTTSMVSTILAHGGLDPTMVIGGKLSSIGSNARLGDGEVIVAEADESDGSFLKLSPTIAVITNIDREHLDYYRDIDDIKEAFVRFANIVPFYGVTILCSDDEHVRAVFPRIKRRTITYGLADGADYQAKAIALEGPESRYTLYHKGVRLGEITLHVPGLFNVLNSMAAFAVARELDMDFEAIRAGLAAYHGVQRRLEVKGEADGVTVVDDYGHHPTEILATLKAARQLWKGRLIVVFQPHRYTRTRALYKEFLTCFPDADELILTDIYPASEPPIEGVTSFNLFKGIEAVGHRSARYIPTTEGIVEHLREIARPGDVIITQGAGNVWKVGMEFLRKAKEEKARR